A part of Streptomyces sp. NBC_01497 genomic DNA contains:
- a CDS encoding ThiF family adenylyltransferase, giving the protein MRPMVKPALRRAWRGRRTVQFGVTPAHAVRMGPMDTATGGFLELLDGSRTLPVLRAEARAMGLPEEWAQEVVRRLAAAGVVDDPGAGGEAFDALRRTPGALERLRPDLASLSVVHQAPGEGAARLAARRAGRVRVRGAGRVGAAVAAALAAAGVGCVEVQDGGSVEASDVAPGGLPASAVGERRAAAAARLVRVCAPGAAPRGAPDRARDAPISLIVVAPRDALAAYRPEPAVTEPWVAAGVPHLFAGVIEATGFVGPLVLPGGTACAGCLLLAGAEADPDAPAMLAQWRSGRGARPVTACDGPLAALVAGLTAAHALAFLDGELPTSTGTRWEVSLPLLDWRSTTTAPHSGCRCGAAGRTEGVRTATSGAGRDTMAV; this is encoded by the coding sequence ATGCGACCGATGGTGAAGCCCGCGTTGCGGCGGGCCTGGCGCGGACGGCGGACGGTGCAGTTCGGGGTGACACCCGCGCACGCGGTGCGCATGGGCCCCATGGACACGGCGACGGGCGGTTTCCTCGAACTGCTCGACGGGTCGCGGACCCTGCCGGTACTGCGGGCCGAGGCCCGCGCGATGGGGCTGCCCGAGGAGTGGGCGCAGGAGGTGGTGCGGCGGCTGGCGGCGGCCGGGGTGGTGGACGACCCCGGCGCCGGCGGCGAGGCGTTCGACGCGTTGCGGCGGACACCGGGCGCGCTGGAGCGCCTGCGGCCGGATCTGGCGTCGTTGTCGGTGGTGCACCAGGCGCCGGGCGAAGGGGCCGCCCGGCTGGCGGCACGCCGGGCGGGCCGGGTCCGGGTGCGGGGCGCGGGCCGGGTCGGTGCCGCGGTGGCGGCGGCGCTCGCGGCGGCGGGCGTCGGCTGCGTCGAGGTGCAGGACGGCGGCTCGGTGGAGGCCTCGGACGTGGCGCCGGGCGGGCTTCCCGCGTCGGCCGTGGGCGAGCGCAGGGCTGCGGCGGCGGCCCGGCTGGTGCGGGTCTGCGCGCCGGGCGCCGCCCCACGCGGCGCGCCGGACCGGGCGCGGGACGCGCCGATCTCGCTGATCGTGGTGGCGCCCCGGGACGCCCTGGCGGCCTACCGTCCGGAGCCGGCCGTGACCGAGCCGTGGGTCGCCGCCGGCGTCCCCCATCTGTTCGCCGGGGTGATCGAAGCCACAGGGTTCGTGGGACCGCTGGTCCTGCCGGGCGGCACGGCCTGCGCGGGCTGCCTCCTGCTGGCGGGAGCGGAAGCCGACCCGGACGCGCCCGCCATGCTCGCGCAGTGGCGCTCGGGGCGGGGCGCACGGCCGGTCACGGCATGCGACGGCCCACTCGCCGCCCTGGTGGCAGGGCTGACGGCGGCACATGCTCTGGCGTTTCTCGACGGGGAACTGCCCACGAGCACCGGCACCCGCTGGGAGGTCTCGCTGCCGCTGCTGGACTGGCGGTCGACAACAACAGCGCCCCATTCGGGCTGCCGCTGCGGCGCCGCGGGAAGGACAGAGGGGGTCCGCACGGCCACGTCGGGGGCCGGGCGCGACACAATGGCGGTGTAG
- a CDS encoding ABC1 kinase family protein has product MSDLPRKAVTRTAKLAALPIGFAGRATWGLGRRIGGKSADIVTKELQQRTADQLFKVLGELKGGAMKFGQLLSVFESALPEEVAGPYRAALTKLQDAAPPMPTQTVHGVLADQLGENWRELFLEFEDKPSAAASIGQVHRALWHDGREVAVKVQYPGAGEALLSDLTQLSRFVRLLGPLIPGMDMKPLVAEMRDRVSEELDYALEAEAQREHAREFADDPDVVVPDVVHQADQVLVTEWMDGTPLAEIISSGTQEQRDRAGQLLARFLFSGPMRTGLLHADPHPGNFRLLPPRESAPGGPGDDAADGDTGGSGELRLGVLDFGTVDRLPGGLPEIIGDALRMTIDGESDAVYEMLRAEGFVKETIDLEPEAVLDYLLPIIEPAGVDEFTFTRAWMRNQAGRIADPRSPAHQLGRQLNLPPSYLLIHRVTLSTIGVLCQLGATVRLRDELEDWLPGFYVEWVYEDEEAESEGEPGAEAEPGADEQDRTRGAGGAGDDEAGAGPEGPAPAVGD; this is encoded by the coding sequence ATGTCTGATCTTCCCCGGAAGGCGGTCACCCGCACTGCCAAGCTGGCCGCGCTGCCGATCGGTTTCGCGGGCAGGGCGACCTGGGGTCTGGGCAGGCGGATCGGCGGGAAGTCCGCCGACATCGTCACCAAGGAGCTCCAGCAGCGGACGGCCGACCAGCTGTTCAAGGTGCTGGGTGAGCTCAAGGGCGGAGCCATGAAGTTCGGGCAGCTGCTGTCCGTCTTCGAGTCGGCGCTGCCCGAGGAGGTCGCGGGCCCCTACCGGGCGGCGCTGACGAAGCTCCAGGACGCGGCGCCCCCGATGCCGACGCAGACGGTGCACGGTGTCCTCGCCGACCAGCTCGGCGAAAACTGGCGCGAGCTGTTCCTGGAGTTCGAGGACAAGCCGTCGGCCGCGGCGTCGATCGGCCAGGTGCACCGGGCGCTGTGGCACGACGGGCGCGAGGTCGCGGTCAAGGTGCAGTATCCGGGCGCCGGTGAGGCGCTGCTCTCGGACCTGACCCAGCTGAGCCGGTTCGTCAGGCTGCTCGGACCGCTGATCCCCGGCATGGACATGAAGCCGCTGGTCGCCGAGATGCGTGACCGGGTCTCCGAGGAACTGGACTACGCGCTGGAGGCGGAGGCGCAGCGCGAGCACGCGCGTGAGTTCGCCGACGACCCGGACGTGGTCGTGCCGGACGTGGTGCACCAGGCCGACCAGGTCCTCGTCACGGAGTGGATGGACGGGACACCGCTCGCCGAGATCATCTCGTCGGGCACGCAGGAGCAGCGGGACCGGGCGGGCCAGCTGCTGGCGCGGTTCCTGTTCTCCGGACCGATGCGCACGGGCCTGCTGCACGCCGACCCGCACCCGGGCAATTTCCGCCTGCTGCCGCCCCGTGAGAGTGCTCCGGGCGGGCCCGGGGACGACGCCGCGGACGGCGACACCGGTGGGAGCGGCGAGCTGCGCCTCGGCGTCCTCGACTTCGGGACGGTGGACCGGCTGCCCGGCGGGCTGCCGGAGATCATCGGTGACGCCCTGCGCATGACGATCGACGGCGAGTCCGACGCCGTGTACGAGATGCTGCGCGCCGAGGGATTCGTCAAGGAGACCATCGATCTCGAACCGGAGGCGGTGCTCGACTACCTGCTGCCGATCATCGAGCCGGCCGGGGTGGACGAGTTCACCTTCACCCGCGCCTGGATGCGCAACCAGGCGGGGCGGATCGCCGATCCGCGCTCCCCCGCGCACCAGCTGGGCCGGCAGCTGAACCTCCCGCCGTCGTACCTGCTGATCCACCGCGTCACGCTGAGCACCATCGGCGTGCTGTGCCAACTGGGTGCCACGGTGCGGCTGCGGGACGAGCTGGAGGACTGGCTGCCCGGCTTCTACGTCGAGTGGGTCTACGAGGACGAAGAGGCGGAGAGCGAAGGCGAGCCCGGGGCCGAGGCAGAGCCCGGGGCCGACGAGCAGGACAGGACGCGCGGCGCGGGCGGCGCCGGGGACGACGAAGCGGGTGCCGGTCCCGAAGGACCCGCACCCGCTGTCGGCGACTGA
- a CDS encoding WhiB family transcriptional regulator: MQLEAHAPSVPPSETIPPPGLTEDSALIPLTQLTALDEAIENLGSPVPCRAYDPEVFFAESPADVEYAKSLCRTCPLVEACLAGAKERREPWGVWGGELFVQGVVVARKRPRGRPRKNPVAA; the protein is encoded by the coding sequence GTGCAACTCGAAGCGCACGCCCCGTCCGTACCGCCTTCCGAAACGATCCCGCCGCCCGGCCTCACGGAGGACTCCGCCTTGATCCCGCTCACCCAGCTCACCGCCCTCGACGAGGCGATCGAGAACCTCGGTTCGCCCGTTCCCTGCCGCGCCTACGACCCGGAGGTCTTCTTCGCGGAGTCGCCGGCCGACGTCGAGTACGCCAAGTCGCTCTGCCGTACCTGCCCGCTGGTCGAGGCCTGCCTCGCCGGTGCCAAGGAGCGGCGCGAGCCGTGGGGTGTCTGGGGTGGCGAACTCTTCGTCCAGGGCGTCGTCGTGGCCCGCAAGCGGCCGCGTGGCCGTCCGCGCAAGAACCCGGTCGCGGCATGA
- a CDS encoding ATP-dependent DNA helicase UvrD2: MTAATHSSPLPPLDADAVLAGLDPEQRAVATAFQGPVCVLAGAGTGKTRAITHRVAYGVRAGILQPASVLAVTFTNRAAGEMRGRLRQLGAGGVQARTFHSAALRQLQFFWPKAVGGELPRIVDRKAQLVAEAAARCRLRLDRNELREVTGEIEWAKVTQTVPADYVAVIAKSDRESARDAAETGQIYAMYEQLKRDRSVIDFEDVLLLTVAILQDRHDIADQVRSQYQHFVVDEYQDVSPLQQRLLELWVGDRETLCVVGDASQTIYSFTGATPDHLINFRTRHPNATVVKLVRDYRSTPQVVHLANGLLSQARGRAAEHRLELVSQREKGPEPAYTEYGDEPAEAEGTARRIRELIAAGVPAGEIAVLFRINAQSALYEGALADAGVPYQLRGAERFFERQEVREAGAALRGAARFGGNDALLDGMVELPSQVRAVLSAKGWTDQPPAGSGPVRDRWESLAALVRLAEDFAGARPGATLADLVAELDERAAAQHAPTVQGVTLASLHAAKGLEWDAVFLVGLSEGTMPITYAKTDAQIEEERRLLYVGVTRARVHLSLSWSLSRAPGGRASRKATRFLQGLRPGGGRATWTAAAGAAGSVELGTATARAAGEEPVRRRRERRPARCRVCGRTLTEAGEMKLMRCEDCPSDMDEGLYERLHAWREVQARDLGQPAYCVFTDKTLIAIAETVPSDERALSGISGVVRRKLTRFGPDVLAICAGEDRSGGAGVS; this comes from the coding sequence GTGACAGCAGCAACGCACTCCTCACCCCTTCCGCCGCTCGACGCGGACGCCGTGCTCGCAGGTCTCGACCCCGAGCAGCGCGCCGTCGCGACGGCCTTCCAGGGACCCGTGTGCGTGCTCGCCGGAGCCGGTACGGGCAAGACCCGCGCCATCACCCACCGCGTCGCCTACGGGGTGCGCGCCGGGATACTCCAGCCCGCGAGCGTCCTCGCCGTCACCTTCACCAACCGGGCGGCGGGCGAGATGCGCGGCCGGCTGCGGCAGCTCGGCGCCGGCGGCGTGCAGGCGCGGACGTTCCACTCGGCGGCCCTGCGCCAGCTGCAGTTCTTCTGGCCGAAGGCCGTCGGCGGCGAGCTGCCCCGGATCGTCGACCGCAAGGCGCAGCTCGTCGCCGAGGCCGCCGCCCGCTGCCGCCTACGCCTCGACCGCAACGAACTGCGGGAGGTCACCGGAGAGATCGAGTGGGCGAAGGTCACCCAGACCGTCCCGGCGGACTACGTGGCCGTCATCGCGAAATCGGACCGCGAGAGCGCGCGCGACGCGGCCGAGACGGGCCAGATCTACGCGATGTACGAGCAGCTCAAACGCGACCGGTCGGTGATCGACTTCGAGGACGTGCTGCTGCTCACGGTCGCCATCCTCCAGGACCGGCACGACATCGCCGACCAGGTCCGCAGCCAGTACCAGCACTTCGTGGTGGACGAGTACCAGGACGTGAGCCCGCTCCAGCAGCGGCTGCTCGAACTGTGGGTGGGCGACCGCGAGACGCTCTGCGTGGTCGGCGACGCCAGTCAGACGATCTACTCGTTCACCGGCGCCACCCCCGACCACCTGATCAACTTCCGCACCCGCCATCCGAACGCGACGGTCGTCAAACTCGTCCGCGACTACCGCTCCACCCCGCAGGTCGTCCACCTCGCCAACGGACTGCTCTCCCAGGCGCGCGGACGCGCCGCCGAGCACCGGCTGGAACTCGTCTCGCAGCGCGAGAAGGGACCGGAGCCCGCCTACACGGAGTACGGGGATGAGCCGGCCGAGGCGGAGGGCACGGCCCGGCGCATCCGTGAGCTGATCGCGGCGGGCGTCCCGGCCGGCGAGATCGCCGTCCTGTTCCGCATCAACGCCCAGTCGGCCCTTTACGAAGGGGCCCTCGCGGACGCGGGCGTGCCGTACCAGCTGCGGGGGGCCGAACGCTTCTTCGAGCGGCAGGAGGTGCGCGAGGCAGGAGCCGCGCTGCGTGGCGCCGCCCGCTTCGGCGGCAACGACGCCCTGCTCGACGGGATGGTCGAACTGCCCTCCCAGGTCCGTGCCGTGCTGTCCGCGAAGGGCTGGACGGACCAGCCGCCGGCCGGCTCGGGTCCGGTCCGTGACCGGTGGGAGTCGCTGGCCGCGCTGGTCAGGCTCGCGGAGGACTTCGCGGGCGCCCGCCCAGGGGCCACGCTCGCCGACCTGGTCGCGGAGCTGGACGAGCGCGCGGCGGCGCAGCACGCGCCCACGGTCCAGGGCGTCACGCTCGCGTCGCTGCACGCGGCGAAGGGCCTCGAATGGGACGCGGTGTTCCTGGTGGGCCTCTCCGAGGGCACCATGCCGATCACGTACGCCAAGACGGACGCCCAGATCGAGGAGGAGCGCCGGCTGCTGTACGTCGGGGTGACCCGCGCACGGGTCCATCTCTCACTGTCCTGGTCGCTCTCCCGCGCGCCCGGCGGGCGGGCGTCCCGCAAGGCGACCCGTTTCCTGCAGGGCCTGCGGCCGGGCGGGGGCCGCGCCACCTGGACGGCGGCAGCCGGGGCGGCGGGCTCGGTGGAGCTCGGCACGGCCACGGCGCGCGCGGCCGGCGAGGAGCCGGTGCGGCGCCGGCGCGAGCGTAGGCCCGCCCGGTGCCGCGTCTGCGGGAGGACGCTGACGGAGGCGGGCGAGATGAAGCTGATGCGCTGCGAGGACTGCCCCTCCGACATGGACGAGGGCCTGTACGAGCGCCTGCACGCCTGGCGCGAGGTGCAGGCACGTGATCTCGGCCAGCCCGCGTACTGCGTCTTCACCGACAAGACGCTGATCGCCATCGCCGAGACCGTGCCGTCCGACGAGCGGGCGCTCTCGGGGATCTCGGGTGTCGTGCGCCGCAAACTCACCCGCTTCGGCCCTGACGTTCTGGCCATCTGCGCAGGTGAGGACCGCTCCGGCGGCGCGGGGGTGAGTTGA
- a CDS encoding mycoredoxin, whose translation MSGNVTMYSTTWCGYCRRLKSQMDREGIAYTEINIEQDPASAAFVEKANGGNQTVPTVLFADGSTLTNPSLAQVKQKIAA comes from the coding sequence ATGTCGGGCAATGTGACGATGTACAGCACCACGTGGTGTGGCTATTGCCGTCGGCTCAAGAGCCAGATGGACCGCGAGGGGATCGCGTACACCGAGATCAACATCGAGCAGGACCCGGCGTCCGCCGCGTTCGTGGAGAAGGCCAACGGAGGCAACCAGACGGTGCCGACCGTACTTTTCGCGGACGGCTCCACGCTGACGAACCCGTCGCTCGCGCAGGTCAAGCAGAAGATCGCCGCCTGA
- the nudC gene encoding NAD(+) diphosphatase: MSTSSTSRDDAAHRPIGLTADSGIDRAAHHRLDEAWLAAAWSHPTTRVFVVSGGQALVDDTPDGRTELVMTPTFEAPLTETHRYFLGTDEEGVRYFALQKDSLPGRLDQSARAAGLREAGMLLSARDAGLMAHAVALENWQRLHRFCSRCGERTMIAAAGHIRRCPACGAEHYPRTDPAVIMLVTDAEDRALLGRQVHWPKGRFSTLAGFVEPGESIEKAVAREVWEEAGIVIGDVEYVASQPWPFPSSLMLGFMAQATGSEINVDGEEIEEARWFSREDLRTAIESGEILPPMGISIAARLIELWYGKPIPKPLPEPGPAA, from the coding sequence GTGTCCACCAGCAGCACCAGCCGTGACGACGCCGCACACCGCCCTATCGGACTCACCGCGGACAGCGGCATCGACCGCGCCGCCCACCACCGCCTCGACGAGGCGTGGCTCGCCGCCGCCTGGAGCCACCCCACGACCCGTGTCTTCGTCGTCTCCGGCGGACAGGCGCTGGTCGACGACACCCCCGACGGCCGCACCGAGCTGGTGATGACCCCCACCTTCGAGGCGCCGCTCACGGAGACGCACCGCTACTTCCTCGGCACCGACGAGGAGGGCGTCCGCTACTTCGCGCTGCAGAAGGACTCCCTCCCCGGCCGCCTCGACCAGTCCGCGCGGGCAGCGGGCCTGCGCGAGGCGGGCATGCTCCTGTCGGCGCGCGACGCGGGCCTGATGGCGCACGCGGTGGCGCTGGAGAACTGGCAGCGGCTGCACCGCTTCTGCTCGCGCTGCGGTGAGCGCACCATGATCGCGGCGGCGGGCCACATCCGCCGCTGCCCCGCCTGCGGCGCCGAGCACTACCCGCGTACCGACCCGGCAGTGATCATGCTGGTCACCGACGCGGAGGACCGCGCGCTGCTCGGCCGCCAGGTGCACTGGCCGAAGGGCCGCTTCTCGACGCTCGCCGGGTTCGTGGAGCCCGGCGAGTCCATCGAGAAGGCCGTCGCCCGCGAGGTGTGGGAGGAGGCCGGCATCGTCATCGGCGACGTCGAGTACGTGGCGAGCCAGCCGTGGCCCTTCCCGTCGAGCCTGATGCTCGGCTTCATGGCGCAGGCCACGGGCTCGGAGATCAACGTGGACGGCGAGGAGATCGAGGAGGCGCGCTGGTTCTCCCGCGAGGACCTGCGGACGGCCATCGAGAGCGGCGAGATCCTGCCGCCGATGGGCATCTCGATCGCCGCCCGGCTCATCGAGCTCTGGTACGGCAAGCCGATCCCCAAGCCCCTGCCGGAGCCCGGCCCGGCCGCGTGA
- a CDS encoding ATP-dependent helicase: MAARITDPEQLKQLLGIPFTPEQMACVTAPPAPQVIVAGAGSGKTTVMAARVVWLVGTGQVAPEQVLGLTFTNKAAGELAERVRAALVRAGVLDPDVSDPDAPAGEPRISTYHAFAGQLLTDHGLRIGLEPSSRLLADATRFQLAARVLRDAPGPYPMLTKTLPALVSDLLALDAELSEHLVRPEELDAYDARLLATLGAARLTNADLRKVPEAAAARRELTGLVGHYRRAKRARDLFDFGDQIALSAELALTRPEVGRILREEFRVVLLDEYQDTSVAQRRLLAGLFGGGTGHAVTAVGDPCQAIYGWRGASVANLDDFPAHFPYGDGTPATRFSLSENRRSGGRLLDLANRLAEPLRAMHAGVEALRPAPGAERDGGVRCALLATHAEEIEWLADSVAHLVRTGTAPGEIAVLCRTAGDFATIQGALVARDVPVEVVGLSGLVHLPEVADLVAVCEVLQDPGANASLVRLLTGPRWRIGPRDLALLGRRARLLVRTSAAGGESGGADDHADARLAAAVEGTDPAEVVSLADALDTFLDGAGPPDDGLPFSSAARVRFARLAQELRELRRSLADPLMDVLHRVLATTGLEVELAASPHALAARRRETLGNFLDMAASFAALDGEAGLLAFLGFLRTAVQYEKGLDNALPGGENTVKVLTAHKAKGLEWDVVAVPGLVTGQFPSTKAREAWTSQAKVVPGVLRGDAETLPVIGGWTARDMKAFKEALRDHQETEELRLGYVTFTRPRTLLLGSGHWWGPDQKRHRGPSAFLRALYDHCAAGYGEIEAWAEEPGPDAENPALRAQAGAPTPWPLPLDEDALRRRRDAARTVRAHLDALTHAAVPLPSAPPGPPRRVGPTAESVPFDLWPQEDEPPPEDDSLYESAPPPEDAFLPEGGAPPEDGAPPEENPPPEEDPLHGSGPPPEGEVPPEIGGSGAGDRSAEDPGRGPDAEEVPDAEDAREASHVHDARQERRSPGAAGAVPAPRTGRGPAPEELRTLASWDRDLDALAGELTRARAAVRDVVVPAALSASELLRLAADPDAYARELARPMPRPPKPAARRGTRFHAWVESRFEALPLPMLGPDELPGADDDDPGIADERDLAALKAAFERSVYARRTPYRVEAPFQLTLAGRVVRGRIDAVYREPAGEGAPYPWTYEIVDWKTGRDREADPLQLAVYRLAWAERHGLPLSAVSAAFVYVRSGETVRPEGLLDRAALERLMTGEAGPGGSPRPGPGARGEHRRGARGERGPGQPPGGVRGRAG; encoded by the coding sequence ATGGCCGCGCGCATCACCGACCCCGAGCAGCTCAAGCAGCTCCTCGGCATCCCCTTCACCCCGGAGCAGATGGCGTGCGTCACCGCACCGCCCGCCCCGCAGGTGATCGTGGCGGGCGCGGGCTCCGGCAAGACGACCGTCATGGCGGCGCGGGTGGTCTGGCTGGTCGGCACCGGGCAGGTGGCGCCCGAGCAGGTTCTCGGGCTCACCTTCACCAACAAGGCGGCGGGCGAGCTGGCCGAGCGGGTGCGGGCCGCGCTCGTTCGCGCGGGCGTCCTCGACCCCGACGTGAGCGACCCCGACGCCCCGGCCGGGGAACCCCGTATCTCCACGTACCACGCCTTCGCCGGGCAGCTCCTCACCGACCACGGCCTGCGCATCGGACTCGAACCGTCCTCCCGGCTGCTCGCCGACGCCACCCGCTTCCAGCTCGCCGCCCGGGTCCTGCGGGATGCGCCGGGCCCGTACCCCATGCTCACCAAGACGCTCCCCGCCCTGGTCAGCGACTTGCTCGCGCTGGACGCGGAACTGTCCGAGCACCTGGTGCGGCCGGAGGAGCTGGACGCGTACGACGCCCGGCTGCTCGCCACTCTCGGCGCCGCCCGCCTCACCAACGCCGACCTGCGCAAGGTTCCCGAGGCCGCCGCCGCCCGCCGCGAACTGACCGGCCTCGTCGGCCACTACCGCCGGGCCAAGCGCGCCCGGGACCTGTTCGACTTCGGCGACCAGATCGCCCTGTCCGCGGAACTCGCCCTCACCCGCCCCGAGGTGGGCCGGATACTGCGGGAGGAGTTCCGGGTCGTCCTGCTCGACGAGTACCAGGACACCTCCGTCGCCCAGCGGCGCCTGCTCGCCGGGCTGTTCGGCGGCGGCACCGGGCACGCCGTGACCGCGGTCGGCGACCCCTGCCAGGCGATCTACGGCTGGCGCGGCGCGTCCGTCGCCAACCTGGACGACTTCCCCGCGCACTTCCCGTACGGGGACGGCACGCCCGCCACCCGCTTCTCGCTGAGCGAGAACCGCCGCAGCGGCGGCCGGCTCCTCGACCTCGCCAACCGCCTCGCGGAGCCGCTGCGCGCGATGCACGCGGGCGTCGAGGCGCTGCGCCCGGCCCCCGGCGCCGAGCGTGACGGCGGCGTCCGCTGCGCCCTGCTCGCCACCCACGCGGAGGAGATCGAGTGGCTCGCCGACTCGGTCGCGCACCTCGTGCGGACGGGCACGGCACCCGGGGAGATCGCCGTCCTGTGTCGTACGGCAGGCGACTTCGCCACGATCCAGGGAGCGCTGGTGGCGCGCGACGTGCCGGTGGAGGTCGTCGGGCTGTCGGGGCTGGTCCACCTGCCGGAGGTGGCCGACCTGGTCGCCGTGTGCGAGGTGCTGCAGGATCCGGGCGCCAACGCCTCCCTCGTACGCCTGCTGACCGGCCCGCGCTGGCGTATCGGCCCGCGCGACCTGGCGCTGCTCGGGCGGCGGGCGCGGCTCCTCGTACGTACGTCGGCCGCCGGTGGGGAATCCGGCGGCGCCGACGACCATGCGGACGCGCGGCTGGCCGCCGCGGTGGAGGGCACGGACCCGGCTGAGGTCGTCTCGCTCGCGGACGCGCTCGACACGTTCCTCGACGGGGCGGGCCCGCCGGACGACGGCCTGCCGTTCTCGTCGGCCGCGCGCGTGCGCTTCGCGCGCCTCGCCCAGGAGCTGCGCGAGCTGCGCAGATCGCTCGCGGACCCGCTCATGGACGTGCTGCACCGGGTGCTCGCAACCACCGGCCTGGAGGTCGAACTGGCCGCGTCGCCGCACGCGCTGGCGGCTCGCCGCCGCGAGACGCTCGGCAACTTCCTCGACATGGCGGCGTCGTTCGCCGCGCTCGACGGCGAGGCGGGACTGCTGGCCTTCCTCGGCTTCCTGCGGACCGCGGTGCAGTACGAGAAGGGCCTCGACAACGCGCTGCCCGGCGGCGAGAACACCGTCAAGGTGCTCACCGCGCACAAGGCGAAGGGCCTGGAGTGGGACGTCGTCGCGGTGCCGGGTCTCGTCACGGGTCAGTTCCCGAGCACGAAGGCGCGCGAGGCGTGGACGTCCCAGGCGAAGGTCGTGCCCGGCGTCCTGCGGGGCGACGCGGAGACGCTGCCCGTCATCGGAGGATGGACGGCGCGCGACATGAAGGCCTTCAAAGAGGCCCTGCGCGACCACCAGGAGACGGAGGAACTGCGCCTCGGTTATGTGACGTTCACCCGCCCGCGCACCCTCCTCCTCGGCTCCGGCCACTGGTGGGGCCCCGACCAGAAGCGGCACCGGGGCCCGTCCGCCTTCCTGCGGGCGCTGTACGACCACTGCGCCGCCGGGTACGGGGAGATCGAGGCGTGGGCGGAGGAGCCCGGGCCGGACGCGGAGAACCCGGCGCTGCGGGCGCAGGCGGGCGCCCCGACGCCGTGGCCGCTGCCGCTGGACGAGGACGCGCTGCGCCGCCGCCGCGACGCGGCCCGCACGGTACGCGCGCACCTGGACGCCCTGACGCACGCGGCGGTGCCCCTGCCCTCGGCCCCGCCCGGTCCGCCGCGCCGGGTGGGACCGACGGCGGAGTCCGTCCCGTTCGACCTGTGGCCGCAGGAGGACGAGCCCCCGCCCGAGGACGACTCCCTCTACGAGAGCGCGCCGCCGCCGGAGGACGCGTTCCTGCCGGAGGGCGGGGCTCCGCCCGAGGACGGTGCCCCACCCGAGGAGAACCCCCCGCCTGAGGAGGACCCGCTCCACGGGAGCGGACCGCCGCCGGAGGGCGAGGTTCCGCCGGAGATCGGGGGGTCAGGCGCGGGCGACCGGTCGGCCGAGGACCCCGGCAGGGGCCCGGACGCCGAAGAGGTCCCGGACGCCGAAGACGCGCGTGAGGCTTCTCACGTCCATGACGCCCGGCAGGAGCGGCGCTCCCCGGGCGCCGCCGGGGCCGTCCCCGCACCCCGGACCGGACGCGGCCCCGCCCCGGAGGAACTGCGCACGCTCGCCTCCTGGGACCGCGACCTCGACGCCCTCGCCGGGGAACTCACCCGCGCCCGCGCGGCGGTGCGGGACGTCGTCGTGCCCGCTGCCCTCTCCGCCTCGGAGCTGCTGCGGCTCGCCGCCGACCCCGACGCGTACGCACGGGAGCTGGCCCGGCCCATGCCGCGTCCGCCGAAGCCCGCAGCGCGCAGGGGCACCCGGTTCCACGCCTGGGTCGAGTCGCGGTTCGAGGCGCTTCCGCTGCCCATGCTCGGCCCCGACGAACTGCCCGGCGCCGACGACGACGATCCCGGCATCGCCGACGAGCGTGACCTGGCGGCGCTCAAGGCCGCGTTCGAGCGTTCCGTGTACGCGCGGCGCACGCCGTACCGGGTGGAGGCGCCGTTCCAGCTGACCCTCGCCGGCCGCGTCGTCCGCGGCCGGATCGACGCGGTGTACCGGGAGCCCGCGGGGGAGGGCGCCCCGTACCCCTGGACGTACGAGATCGTCGACTGGAAGACCGGCAGGGACCGCGAGGCCGATCCGCTGCAGCTCGCCGTCTACCGCCTTGCCTGGGCCGAGCGGCACGGGCTGCCGCTCAGCGCCGTGAGCGCCGCGTTCGTGTACGTGCGCAGCGGCGAGACCGTACGGCCCGAGGGGCTGCTGGACCGCGCGGCGCTGGAGCGCCTGATGACCGGGGAGGCCGGGCCCGGCGGGAGCCCCCGGCCCGGGCCGGGGGCTCGCGGGGAGCACCGGCGGGGCGCGCGGGGGGAGCGCGGCCCCGGCCAACCGCCGGGAGGGGTTCGCGGCCGGGCCGGTTAG